One window of Atribacter laminatus genomic DNA carries:
- the mgtE gene encoding magnesium transporter, with product MPTGIVNEMELLSKNINELLEQKKLFDIKRLVNDLHPADVAELMTFFDRDNQVVLFRLLQKDMAIAVFEQLDFERQENLLNSFTDDKVSEILNYMSPDDLTELLDELPAKVVKKLLYLLNPDQRNMASLLLGYRENSAGRIMNPGYIDLKENYTIAQALERIRKLSPPEDMIYTAYVTDIQRHLIGIITLRDLILSTPEKKVTEIMDTDVVFVSTDDDQELVARNIQKYDLLSLPVVDHEHRLVGVVTVDDAIDIIEEEATEDIHRLAAIQTTEDEYLHSTVMQKVRNRILWLVALLLGGMVTSFIIQNQSALIQTVVSLSFFIPALINTGGNVGSQSTSIMVRGIALNEVDSRNIFKIALKESLVGSILGGLLGLVGFFRVLLLRESSMIGIIVGISIWVVVFVSNLIGIIIPLFLKKMKFDPALSATPVITTIVDMIGVFLYFQIARIFIGF from the coding sequence ATGCCAACCGGAATCGTTAATGAAATGGAATTATTATCAAAAAATATAAATGAGTTATTAGAGCAAAAAAAGCTCTTTGACATAAAAAGACTCGTTAATGATTTGCATCCTGCGGATGTAGCTGAGCTTATGACCTTTTTTGACCGGGATAATCAGGTAGTTCTGTTCCGATTGTTACAAAAGGACATGGCTATCGCTGTTTTTGAGCAATTAGATTTCGAACGTCAGGAAAATCTTTTAAACAGTTTTACCGATGATAAAGTTTCTGAAATATTGAATTACATGTCACCAGACGACCTCACTGAACTGTTAGATGAATTACCAGCGAAAGTTGTAAAAAAATTGCTCTATCTTTTAAATCCTGATCAACGGAATATGGCAAGTCTTCTTTTGGGCTATCGCGAAAATTCCGCTGGTCGAATTATGAACCCTGGATATATTGATTTGAAAGAAAATTATACCATTGCGCAGGCATTGGAAAGGATTCGAAAGCTCTCTCCTCCCGAAGATATGATTTACACCGCCTATGTAACTGATATCCAAAGACATCTCATCGGGATTATAACACTCCGCGATTTAATCCTCTCAACTCCAGAAAAAAAAGTAACTGAAATTATGGATACTGACGTTGTTTTTGTGTCGACTGATGATGATCAGGAGTTGGTTGCTCGCAACATTCAGAAATATGACCTGTTGTCCCTGCCGGTTGTAGACCATGAACACCGCTTGGTTGGTGTCGTAACCGTTGATGATGCTATCGACATCATTGAAGAAGAAGCCACAGAAGACATTCATCGATTGGCAGCCATCCAAACTACAGAGGATGAATACCTTCACTCAACAGTAATGCAAAAGGTTCGAAATAGGATTCTTTGGCTAGTAGCTTTACTTTTGGGAGGCATGGTCACCAGTTTTATAATCCAAAACCAATCAGCTCTCATTCAAACCGTTGTTTCTCTTTCTTTTTTTATACCAGCTTTGATAAATACCGGAGGAAATGTTGGAAGTCAATCTACTTCAATAATGGTAAGAGGAATTGCACTGAATGAAGTCGACTCAAGGAATATTTTTAAAATTGCTTTAAAGGAATCATTAGTAGGGAGTATTTTAGGTGGTTTGCTTGGATTAGTAGGTTTTTTTAGGGTATTACTCCTTCGCGAAAGCTCTATGATTGGAATCATCGTGGGGATCTCAATCTGGGTAGTCGTTTTTGTTTCCAATTTGATTGGAATCATTATCCCTCTTTTCTTGAAAAAAATGAAATTTGATCCTGCGCTTTCTGCAACACCGGTGATTACCACCATCGTTGATATGATCGGTGTTTTTCTTTATTTTCAAATTGCTCGCATTTTTATTGGTTTTTAA
- the aroF gene encoding 3-deoxy-7-phosphoheptulonate synthase, whose translation MIYLLKKRLNESEKDGLSKKWKEQGISIYFVDTEKTNIIFEGNASPTGLIDPILVEKTIEINTPYQLANRKYKPEGTIIEVGSIPIGGNNLTIIAGPCAVESKERLFKTAEVVKQMGAQILRGGAYKPRTSPYSFQGLEEEGLKILAQAREEFDLPIVTEATSPENADIVAQYADIIQIGTRNMQNFELLKKVGKLGKPVLLKRGMSATIEDWLNAAEYILSFGNFQIILCERGIRTIERLTRNTLDLTAIPLIKDLSHLPVIVDPSHGTGLREKVIPMARAAVACGADGITVEVHHEPDKALSDGPQSLYPDQFRKLMNDLEIISVLTGKEVIKRPKVRDQVFIPSPSQISQTPKVAFLGKIGSFSSQVARKMFPDSSEYINCNSFRQIFEEVVSKNACYGVLPIENTLTGSIHGNYELFLDYPEVCIVGERIIRVSQHLAVFPGTIRENIQVLFAHPQGFAQSSRFLESMKNIRIMDVGNTEEAARRISEFGIGGAGITSQEAVEKYHLTVLEEDIEDNIRNFTRFIILSQIFNPTIEDDKVSGVFVLKNQPGALFQVLKIFADSEINIVKLESRPIPGKPWEYLFYADWEGNIVEDRHKKTIQSLKENTLFLRILGSYKNIWKK comes from the coding sequence TTGATATACCTTCTTAAAAAAAGACTGAATGAAAGTGAAAAAGATGGGCTTTCCAAAAAATGGAAAGAACAAGGGATTTCTATTTATTTTGTCGATACCGAGAAAACCAACATTATATTTGAAGGAAATGCATCACCAACGGGTTTAATTGATCCCATATTAGTCGAGAAGACTATAGAAATAAACACTCCCTATCAATTAGCTAATCGAAAATATAAACCGGAAGGAACAATTATTGAAGTTGGTTCAATCCCAATTGGTGGGAATAACTTAACCATTATAGCTGGACCTTGCGCTGTGGAATCAAAAGAAAGGCTATTTAAAACAGCTGAAGTAGTTAAACAAATGGGTGCTCAAATACTCAGAGGAGGAGCTTATAAACCCCGCACCTCACCTTATAGCTTTCAAGGTTTAGAGGAAGAGGGATTAAAAATTCTTGCTCAAGCTCGAGAAGAATTTGACCTTCCTATTGTAACCGAAGCGACCAGCCCGGAAAATGCCGACATTGTTGCTCAATATGCCGATATCATCCAGATTGGAACAAGAAATATGCAAAACTTTGAACTTCTTAAGAAAGTGGGGAAGCTCGGCAAGCCCGTTCTTCTTAAAAGAGGAATGTCAGCAACCATAGAAGATTGGTTAAATGCAGCTGAGTACATTCTGAGTTTTGGTAACTTCCAGATCATCCTTTGTGAACGTGGTATTCGTACTATAGAGCGTCTTACCAGAAACACGCTTGATTTAACGGCTATACCTTTAATCAAAGACCTTAGTCATCTTCCGGTTATTGTTGACCCTAGTCATGGAACAGGACTGAGAGAAAAGGTAATTCCCATGGCTCGAGCAGCAGTAGCCTGTGGAGCTGATGGAATAACCGTTGAAGTTCATCATGAGCCAGATAAAGCTTTATCAGATGGTCCTCAAAGTTTGTATCCCGACCAATTTCGTAAATTAATGAACGATTTAGAAATTATTAGCGTTTTAACTGGTAAAGAGGTTATCAAGCGTCCTAAAGTGCGTGACCAAGTATTTATTCCATCACCGAGTCAAATATCTCAAACGCCTAAAGTCGCTTTTTTGGGAAAGATTGGCTCATTTAGTTCTCAGGTAGCTCGAAAAATGTTTCCTGATAGTTCTGAATATATCAATTGCAATAGTTTTCGTCAGATTTTTGAAGAAGTTGTTTCAAAAAATGCTTGTTATGGCGTGTTACCGATAGAAAATACTCTAACGGGAAGCATTCATGGAAATTATGAGCTTTTTCTCGATTACCCGGAAGTATGTATCGTCGGAGAAAGAATCATTAGAGTCTCTCAGCATTTAGCTGTCTTTCCTGGGACAATCAGAGAAAATATCCAAGTTCTTTTTGCTCATCCCCAGGGTTTTGCTCAAAGTAGTCGTTTTTTAGAATCGATGAAAAATATTCGAATTATGGATGTTGGAAATACCGAGGAAGCTGCTCGAAGGATTTCAGAATTTGGTATTGGAGGAGCGGGTATAACCAGTCAGGAAGCAGTTGAGAAATACCACCTTACCGTCTTAGAAGAGGATATTGAAGATAATATTCGTAATTTTACCCGATTTATAATCCTGTCACAAATCTTTAATCCCACGATCGAAGACGACAAGGTGTCGGGAGTTTTTGTATTAAAGAACCAACCAGGTGCTCTATTTCAAGTACTCAAAATATTTGCCGATTCAGAAATTAATATTGTTAAATTGGAATCACGCCCAATCCCAGGAAAACCTTGGGAGTATCTTTTTTATGCCGATTGGGAAGGAAATATTGTTGAAGATCGACATAAAAAAACCATTCAATCTTTAAAAGAAAACACTTTATTTTTAAGAATCTTGGGGAGCTACAAAAATATCTGGAAAAAATAA